A region from the Sphingopyxis lindanitolerans genome encodes:
- the rpoB gene encoding DNA-directed RNA polymerase subunit beta, giving the protein MATKAKSVGKTLEATASKRIRKLFGNIHEAVEMPNLIEVQRESYEQFLRSDPSVGYVSGLEKTLRSVFPIRDFAGTAELDFVHYELEAPKYDVDECRQRGITYAAPMKVTLRLIVFEVDSETDTRSVLDIKEQDVYMGDMPLMTQNGTFFVNGTERVIVSQMHRSPGVLFDHDRGKTHSSGKFLFAARVIPYRGSWLDFEFDAKDIVNVRIDRKRKLPVTSLLYALGMSGEEILNTFYDRLVFERAENGWRVPFMVENWRGAKPAFDVVDAKTGEVVFAAGHKISPRLANKAAKDGLDTLLIPTEEIFGRYSAYDLVNDATGEIYIEAGDEVTAENLEKIDGAGIEKLELLDIDHNNTGPWIRNTLKADKAEDRDQALSDIYRVMRPGEPPTRETAEALFGGLFFDSERYDLSAVGRVKLNMRLGLDAEDTVTTLRSEDILAVVKELVNLKDGKGEIDDIDNLGNRRVRSVGELLENQYRVGLLRMERAVKERMSSVDVSTVMPNDLINAKPAVAAVREFFGSSQLSQFMDQTNPLSEVTHKRRVSALGPGGLTRERAGFEVRDVHPTHYGRICPIETPEGPNIGLINSLATFARVNKYGFIETPYRKIIDGKVTNEVVYLSAMEESKHTVAQANADLNPDGSFIDELISAREAGEFLMAPRDQITLMDVSPKQLVSVAASLIPFLENDDANRALMGSNMQRQAVPLLRAEAPVVGTGMEGTVACDSGAAIAARRGGVIDQVDATRIVIRATDMVEPGKSGVDIYRLQKFQRSNQNTCINQRPLVKVGEIVRTGDIIADGPSTELGELALGKNVLVAFMPWNGYNYEDSILISERIVKDDVFTSIHIEEFEVTARDTRLGPEDITRDIPNVGEEALRNLDEAGIVYIGAEVGPGDILAGKITPKGESPMTPEEKLLRAIFGEKASDVRDTSLRLPPGVSGTVVEVRVFNRHGIDKDERAIAIEREEIERLKQDSDDERAILNRATFSSLKDLLIGQTTSAVPKGLKKGDEVTEQMLIDLDRADWWKLAVVEDRAQTALEAIKAQYDDAIKRINAKYEDRVEKLQRGDELAPGVLKMVKVFVAVKRKLQPGDKMAGRHGNKGVISRILPNEDMPFLEDGTPVDIVLNPLGVPSRMNVGQILETHLGWASRGLGQQVTQALEDWRDANPDATGGEMPEAVRDQLEHVYGAEYADDIKSRSAESIVELASNLKVGVPFATPVFDGAKEADVTNMLTLAGLHESGQSDLYDGRTGDKFDRKVTVGYIYMLKLHHLVDDKIHARSIGPYSLVTQQPLGGKAQFGGQRFGEMEVWALQAYGAAYTLQEMLTVKSDDVIGRTKVYEAIVKGDDTFEAGIPESFNVLVKEMRSLGLNVELSSYAEEDPDNAPDALPEAAE; this is encoded by the coding sequence ATGGCGACCAAGGCGAAGTCGGTGGGCAAGACCCTCGAAGCAACCGCAAGCAAGCGAATCCGCAAGCTGTTCGGCAATATCCACGAAGCGGTGGAAATGCCCAACCTCATCGAGGTGCAGCGCGAATCCTATGAGCAGTTCCTGCGCTCGGATCCGTCGGTCGGCTATGTTTCGGGTCTCGAAAAGACGCTGCGCAGCGTTTTCCCGATCCGCGATTTCGCCGGCACCGCCGAGCTCGACTTCGTCCATTACGAACTCGAAGCGCCGAAGTACGACGTCGATGAGTGCCGCCAGCGCGGCATCACCTACGCGGCGCCGATGAAGGTCACGCTGCGCCTGATCGTCTTTGAAGTCGACAGCGAAACCGACACGCGCTCGGTGCTCGATATCAAGGAGCAGGACGTCTATATGGGCGACATGCCGCTCATGACGCAGAACGGCACCTTCTTCGTCAACGGCACCGAGCGCGTCATCGTGTCGCAGATGCACCGTTCGCCGGGTGTGCTCTTCGACCATGATCGCGGCAAGACCCACTCGTCGGGCAAGTTCCTGTTCGCCGCGCGCGTGATTCCGTATCGCGGCTCGTGGCTCGACTTCGAGTTCGATGCCAAGGACATCGTCAACGTCCGTATCGACCGCAAGCGCAAGCTGCCGGTCACCAGCCTGCTCTATGCGCTGGGCATGTCGGGCGAGGAAATCCTCAACACCTTTTATGACCGCCTGGTCTTCGAGCGCGCCGAAAACGGCTGGCGCGTGCCGTTCATGGTCGAAAACTGGCGCGGCGCGAAGCCCGCGTTCGACGTCGTCGACGCCAAGACCGGCGAAGTCGTCTTTGCCGCCGGCCACAAGATCAGCCCGCGCCTCGCCAACAAGGCGGCGAAGGACGGTCTCGACACGCTGCTGATCCCGACCGAGGAAATCTTCGGCCGCTACAGCGCCTATGACCTGGTCAACGACGCCACCGGCGAAATCTATATCGAGGCCGGCGACGAAGTGACCGCCGAAAATCTGGAAAAGATCGACGGCGCGGGCATCGAAAAGCTCGAACTGCTCGACATCGACCACAACAACACCGGCCCGTGGATCCGCAACACGCTGAAGGCCGACAAGGCCGAGGACCGTGACCAGGCGCTGTCGGACATCTACCGCGTCATGCGCCCCGGCGAACCGCCGACGCGCGAGACGGCCGAAGCCTTGTTCGGCGGTCTGTTCTTCGATTCCGAGCGCTATGACCTGTCGGCGGTTGGCCGCGTCAAGCTCAACATGCGTCTTGGCCTCGACGCCGAGGATACGGTGACGACGCTGCGCAGCGAGGACATCCTCGCCGTGGTCAAGGAGCTGGTGAACCTGAAGGACGGCAAGGGCGAGATCGACGATATCGACAATCTCGGCAACCGCCGCGTGCGTTCGGTCGGTGAGCTGCTCGAAAACCAGTATCGCGTCGGCCTGCTCCGCATGGAACGCGCGGTGAAGGAACGCATGTCGTCGGTCGACGTGTCGACGGTGATGCCGAACGATCTGATCAACGCCAAGCCTGCGGTCGCCGCCGTGCGCGAATTCTTTGGTTCGTCGCAGCTCAGCCAGTTCATGGATCAGACCAACCCGCTGTCCGAAGTGACCCACAAGCGCCGCGTGTCGGCGCTCGGGCCGGGCGGGCTTACCCGCGAGCGCGCGGGTTTCGAGGTCCGCGACGTTCACCCGACCCACTATGGCCGTATCTGTCCGATCGAAACGCCCGAAGGCCCGAACATCGGTTTGATCAACAGCCTCGCCACCTTTGCGCGGGTCAATAAATATGGCTTCATCGAAACGCCGTATCGCAAGATCATCGACGGCAAGGTGACCAACGAGGTCGTCTATCTGTCGGCGATGGAGGAATCGAAGCACACGGTCGCGCAGGCGAACGCCGACCTCAACCCCGACGGCAGCTTCATCGACGAGCTGATCTCGGCGCGCGAGGCGGGCGAGTTCCTGATGGCGCCGCGCGACCAGATCACGCTGATGGACGTGTCGCCGAAGCAGCTTGTTTCGGTCGCGGCCTCGCTGATCCCCTTCCTCGAAAACGATGACGCCAACCGCGCGCTGATGGGTTCGAACATGCAGCGCCAGGCGGTGCCGCTGCTTCGCGCCGAGGCGCCGGTCGTCGGCACCGGCATGGAAGGCACGGTCGCCTGCGATTCGGGCGCGGCGATCGCGGCGCGCCGCGGCGGCGTGATCGACCAGGTCGATGCGACCCGCATCGTCATTCGCGCCACCGACATGGTCGAACCCGGCAAGTCGGGCGTCGACATCTATCGCCTTCAGAAGTTCCAGCGTTCGAACCAGAACACCTGCATCAACCAGCGTCCGCTGGTGAAGGTGGGCGAGATCGTCCGCACCGGCGACATCATCGCCGACGGTCCGTCGACCGAGCTGGGCGAGTTGGCGCTGGGCAAGAATGTGCTCGTCGCGTTCATGCCGTGGAACGGCTATAATTATGAGGATAGTATCCTCATCAGCGAACGCATCGTGAAGGACGACGTCTTCACCTCGATCCACATCGAGGAATTCGAAGTCACCGCGCGCGACACGCGGCTTGGGCCGGAAGACATCACCCGCGACATTCCGAACGTCGGCGAGGAAGCGCTGCGCAACCTCGACGAGGCGGGCATCGTCTATATCGGCGCCGAAGTCGGCCCGGGCGATATCCTGGCGGGCAAGATCACCCCGAAGGGCGAAAGCCCGATGACGCCGGAAGAAAAGCTTCTCCGCGCCATCTTCGGTGAAAAGGCGAGCGACGTGCGCGACACCTCGCTGCGCCTGCCGCCGGGCGTGTCGGGCACGGTCGTCGAGGTTCGCGTCTTCAACCGTCACGGTATCGACAAGGACGAACGTGCGATCGCGATCGAACGCGAGGAAATCGAGCGGCTGAAGCAGGATTCGGACGACGAGCGCGCGATCCTCAACCGCGCGACCTTCTCCAGCCTCAAGGACCTGCTGATCGGTCAGACGACCAGCGCGGTGCCGAAGGGCCTGAAGAAGGGCGACGAGGTGACCGAGCAGATGCTGATCGATCTCGACCGCGCCGACTGGTGGAAGCTCGCCGTCGTCGAAGACAGGGCGCAGACCGCCCTCGAAGCGATCAAGGCGCAGTATGACGACGCGATCAAGCGGATCAACGCGAAGTATGAGGATCGCGTCGAAAAGCTCCAGCGCGGCGACGAACTCGCCCCCGGCGTGCTCAAGATGGTCAAGGTCTTCGTCGCGGTGAAGCGCAAGCTGCAACCGGGTGACAAGATGGCCGGCCGTCATGGCAACAAGGGCGTCATCAGCCGCATCCTGCCGAACGAGGACATGCCGTTCCTCGAAGACGGGACGCCGGTCGATATCGTGCTGAACCCGCTGGGCGTGCCGTCGCGCATGAACGTCGGGCAGATTCTGGAAACGCATCTTGGCTGGGCTTCGCGCGGCCTCGGGCAGCAGGTCACGCAGGCGCTGGAGGATTGGCGCGACGCCAACCCCGACGCGACCGGCGGCGAGATGCCCGAAGCGGTGCGTGACCAGTTGGAGCATGTCTATGGCGCCGAATATGCCGATGACATCAAGTCGCGCAGCGCCGAAAGCATCGTCGAGCTGGCGTCGAACCTGAAGGTCGGCGTGCCGTTCGCGACGCCGGTGTTCGACGGCGCGAAGGAAGCCGACGTCACGAACATGCTGACCCTCGCGGGGCTGCATGAATCGGGTCAGTCGGACCTGTATGACGGCCGCACCGGCGACAAGTTCGACCGCAAGGTGACCGTGGGCTACATCTATATGCTGAAGCTCCATCACCTGGTCGACGACAAGATCCACGCGCGTTCGATCGGGCCGTACAGCCTCGTCACCCAGCAGCCGCTGGGCGGTAAGGCGCAGTTCGGCGGCCAGCGCTTCGGTGAAATGGAAGTGTGGGCGCTCCAGGCCTATGGCGCGGCCTATACGCTCCAGGAAATGCTGACGGTGAAGTCCGATGACGTGATCGGCCGCACCAAGGTTTACGAAGCGATCGTCAAGGGCGACGACACGTTCGAGGCCGGCATTCCCGAAAGCTTCAACGTGCTCGTCAAGGAAATGCGCTCGCTGGGCCTCAACGTCGAACTTTCTTCCTATGCGGAAGAGGATCCCGACAACGCCCCGGATGCCCTTCCCGAAGCCGCCGAATAA
- a CDS encoding DUF4197 domain-containing protein yields the protein MDQDREWMARRMLLAGAAGLAVAGLIPAALAKTSKPGVKGLIANASDTALDRLAQPGAFYADTAVRILLPGTSGKLASKLLGAGDRLGLTTGLTKSLNDAGGKAAGEAKPLFRAAIDNLGWNDMPSLVSKNDGATRYLQSSAGGLLGDKVRPLIAGALDEVGAYRQLDQLSGSSQLLSIAGLSHDGLTNSVTDQALKGIFLYMGNEEAALRRNPGKLLKGIF from the coding sequence ATGGACCAGGATCGAGAATGGATGGCGCGGCGGATGCTGCTCGCGGGTGCGGCCGGACTGGCGGTGGCGGGCCTGATCCCCGCCGCGCTGGCGAAAACGTCGAAGCCCGGCGTCAAGGGGTTGATCGCCAATGCGTCGGACACCGCGCTCGACCGGCTGGCGCAGCCGGGTGCCTTCTATGCCGACACCGCGGTGCGCATCCTGCTTCCCGGCACGAGCGGCAAGCTCGCGTCGAAATTGCTCGGCGCGGGCGACAGGCTGGGGCTGACGACCGGGCTGACCAAGAGCCTGAACGACGCGGGCGGCAAGGCGGCGGGCGAAGCGAAACCGCTGTTCCGCGCCGCGATCGACAATCTGGGCTGGAACGACATGCCGTCGCTGGTGTCGAAAAACGATGGCGCGACCCGCTATCTGCAATCGAGCGCGGGCGGCCTGCTCGGTGACAAGGTGCGGCCGCTGATCGCGGGAGCGCTGGACGAGGTTGGCGCCTATCGTCAGCTCGACCAGCTATCGGGCAGCAGCCAATTGCTCTCGATCGCGGGACTCAGCCATGATGGGTTGACCAATTCGGTCACCGACCAGGCGCTGAAAGGCATCTTCCTCTATATGGGCAATGAGGAAGCGGCGTTGCGGAGGAATCCGGGCAAGCTGCTCAAGGGGATATTCTAG
- a CDS encoding sensor domain-containing diguanylate cyclase yields MKRSLSPGVETAFWSLLTLAGYALLASLSLHATRGADNIAAIWPPSGYFLALLLLMPARARAASFIAMAVASIAANMLSGTSALVAAAFTVANVAEAGAALWLIRRRVPGDLSFMEPRAVANFCIAVLAAGALSASIAAALLGMLDAASLAGRGLDFFLSWLTTVTLGLLIVAPPIVMLARLIDSRALGNVPRATIAEAVALLIFAAALTVACFSQAHFPATFLPTVAVIAASYRLGPFGAAAGMLIVAIIASWMTGQGFGPVAAIEGSQKGKILFLQFYFITLLFTALPLAALLVVQRRLAKRLEQSNRWLLQAEAAALVGHWRVDLVRWTIQWSDQAYRVHGLEPGEMVGVDYSVEQYLSEDRAAVRAILRQAVQTGEPFEYQGRIVRADGAIRHVKSHGSIERGRGGRAVGIFGTVQDVTETVENARILEAARSAAERVANTDMLTGLPNRRHTLAFLDAALVGARDQGVPLAVAIFDIDHFKRINDDHGHAAGDEVIRRVARRARASLRDEDLVGRFGGEEFVCILQRSSAQAAEIVAERLRSAIEAEGRADEELPPATVSVGLAVYDGEGDIEALLHRADQALYLAKREGRNRLRMAA; encoded by the coding sequence ATGAAGCGGTCGCTCTCCCCCGGAGTCGAGACGGCGTTCTGGTCGCTGCTGACGCTGGCCGGCTATGCCCTGCTTGCCAGCCTGTCGCTTCACGCGACCCGGGGCGCCGACAATATCGCCGCGATCTGGCCGCCGAGCGGCTATTTCCTGGCGCTGCTGTTGCTGATGCCCGCGCGTGCCCGCGCCGCGTCCTTCATCGCGATGGCCGTCGCCAGCATCGCTGCGAACATGCTGAGCGGGACGAGCGCGCTCGTCGCGGCGGCCTTCACGGTCGCGAATGTTGCCGAAGCCGGGGCGGCGCTGTGGCTGATCCGCCGCCGCGTGCCGGGCGATCTGTCGTTCATGGAGCCGCGCGCGGTCGCCAATTTCTGTATCGCGGTGCTGGCGGCGGGGGCGCTCAGCGCCTCGATCGCCGCCGCGCTGCTCGGGATGCTCGACGCCGCGAGCCTTGCCGGTCGCGGCCTCGATTTCTTCCTGTCGTGGCTGACCACCGTGACGCTTGGCCTGCTGATCGTCGCGCCGCCGATCGTGATGCTCGCGCGGCTGATCGATTCGCGCGCGCTCGGCAATGTCCCGCGCGCGACGATCGCCGAGGCGGTCGCACTCCTGATCTTTGCGGCGGCGCTGACCGTGGCCTGTTTTTCGCAAGCGCATTTTCCCGCGACCTTCCTGCCGACCGTCGCGGTGATCGCCGCTTCCTATCGGCTCGGCCCCTTTGGTGCCGCCGCGGGGATGCTGATCGTCGCGATCATCGCGTCGTGGATGACGGGGCAGGGGTTCGGTCCGGTCGCGGCGATCGAGGGCAGTCAAAAGGGCAAGATACTGTTCCTGCAATTCTATTTTATCACCCTGCTGTTCACCGCGCTGCCGCTTGCGGCGCTGCTGGTGGTGCAGCGCCGGCTCGCCAAGCGGCTCGAGCAGAGCAATCGCTGGCTGCTCCAGGCCGAAGCGGCGGCGCTCGTCGGCCATTGGCGCGTCGACCTTGTCCGCTGGACGATCCAATGGTCCGATCAGGCCTATCGCGTCCACGGGCTCGAGCCCGGCGAGATGGTCGGCGTCGACTATAGCGTCGAGCAATATCTGTCCGAGGACCGCGCGGCGGTGCGGGCGATATTGAGACAGGCGGTGCAGACCGGCGAGCCGTTCGAATATCAGGGCCGGATCGTGCGCGCCGACGGCGCGATCCGCCATGTGAAATCGCACGGTTCGATCGAAAGGGGACGCGGCGGGCGGGCGGTGGGCATCTTCGGCACCGTCCAGGATGTGACCGAGACGGTCGAGAATGCCCGTATCCTCGAGGCGGCGCGCAGCGCGGCCGAGCGCGTCGCCAATACCGACATGCTGACCGGCCTGCCGAACCGCCGCCACACGCTTGCCTTTCTGGACGCCGCGCTGGTCGGCGCGCGCGATCAGGGCGTGCCGCTGGCGGTGGCGATCTTTGACATCGATCATTTCAAGCGGATCAACGACGATCATGGGCACGCCGCCGGCGACGAAGTGATCCGCCGCGTCGCGCGCCGGGCCCGGGCGTCGCTGCGCGATGAGGATCTGGTCGGCCGTTTCGGCGGCGAGGAATTCGTCTGCATCCTTCAGCGATCGAGCGCGCAGGCGGCCGAAATCGTCGCCGAACGCCTCCGCTCGGCGATCGAGGCCGAAGGGCGCGCGGACGAGGAGCTGCCGCCGGCGACGGTCAGCGTCGGGCTGGCGGTCTATGACGGCGAAGGCGACATCGAGGCGCTGCTCCACCGCGCCGACCAGGCGCTCTACCTCGCCAAGCGCGAGGGGCGGAACCGGCTGCGCATGGCGGCGTAG
- a CDS encoding TetR/AcrR family transcriptional regulator, whose protein sequence is MIEEDNSVNIKSAGAKAAGAYHHGDLRAAVIAAGLKRLEQGDGAELGLRALARDVGVSATALYRHFPDKEALLDALADEGLRRLGALQAQAWLKAGGGRGGFLAIGVAYVRFAHDEPAVFRLSFTRQMPDRQQQEGTDGGEVAYNLLRAGVAQAMPHLENAEGAALHAWSLVHGLAMLVLDRRIAWDEALVEQVVGMTFGGVD, encoded by the coding sequence ATGATCGAAGAAGATAACAGTGTCAACATAAAAAGCGCCGGAGCGAAGGCGGCGGGCGCCTATCATCATGGCGACCTGCGCGCGGCGGTGATCGCGGCGGGGCTGAAGCGGCTCGAGCAAGGCGACGGCGCCGAACTGGGGCTGCGCGCGCTGGCGCGCGACGTCGGGGTCAGCGCGACCGCGCTCTATCGGCATTTTCCCGACAAGGAGGCGCTGCTCGACGCGCTCGCCGACGAAGGGCTGCGGCGCCTCGGCGCCTTGCAGGCGCAGGCCTGGCTCAAGGCGGGCGGCGGACGCGGCGGTTTTCTGGCGATCGGCGTCGCTTATGTCCGCTTCGCGCACGACGAACCCGCGGTCTTTCGCCTGAGCTTCACGCGCCAGATGCCCGACCGCCAGCAGCAGGAGGGCACCGACGGCGGCGAGGTCGCCTATAACCTGCTCCGCGCCGGTGTCGCGCAGGCGATGCCGCACCTTGAAAATGCGGAAGGTGCCGCGCTGCACGCCTGGTCGCTCGTCCACGGGCTCGCGATGCTGGTGCTCGACCGGCGTATCGCGTGGGACGAAGCGCTGGTCGAGCAGGTGGTGGGGATGACCTTCGGCGGCGTCGACTGA
- a CDS encoding carotenoid oxygenase family protein, whose translation MASNVETLIRGAVKKGIGKVADFNRKRLPRPADAHPFLTGIHAPMEEEFTLDQLRVDGDIPAALKGRYLRNGPNPATPPDPASYHWFSGAGMVHGIRIEGGRADWYRNRWVRGTEACAALGEAIPAGPREDGGFDAPNTNVVGIAGRTFAIVEAGGKPVQLGYELNTIAHNPFDGTLAGSYTAHPHQDPFTGEFHAITYKGDAPNSVWHVVLDAHAHVIREEAVAVADGPSIHDCAITENYVLVFDLPVTFSMKSLLAGYSFPYAWNDAHPARVGLLPRNGRGDEIIWVPVEPCYVFHPANAHETDDGKVIVDVVAHETMFAQSKRGPDSEKSRLERWTIDPVAGTTTRTVLHDQAQEFPRYDERRTTRPYRYIYSVAIPEGEDAEWQLADTRLFRHDLESGATAIHDFGPGRHPGEFVFVPRGEQGAEDDGWLIGLVVDMNQQTTDLVILNADDFTGSPQAVVHLPHRVPPGFHGNWVAD comes from the coding sequence ATGGCGAGCAATGTGGAAACCCTGATCCGCGGTGCGGTCAAGAAAGGGATCGGCAAGGTCGCCGATTTCAACCGCAAGCGCCTTCCCCGCCCGGCCGACGCCCATCCTTTCCTGACCGGCATCCACGCGCCGATGGAGGAAGAGTTCACGCTCGACCAACTGCGCGTCGATGGCGACATCCCGGCCGCTCTCAAAGGCCGCTATCTTCGCAACGGCCCGAACCCGGCGACCCCGCCCGACCCCGCAAGCTATCACTGGTTCTCGGGCGCCGGCATGGTTCATGGCATCCGCATCGAGGGCGGCAGGGCCGACTGGTATCGCAACCGCTGGGTGCGCGGCACCGAGGCGTGCGCGGCGCTGGGCGAGGCGATTCCCGCCGGCCCGCGCGAGGATGGCGGCTTCGACGCCCCCAACACCAATGTCGTCGGCATCGCGGGCCGCACCTTCGCGATCGTCGAGGCGGGCGGCAAGCCGGTCCAACTCGGCTATGAGCTGAACACCATCGCGCACAACCCGTTCGACGGCACGCTGGCCGGCAGCTACACCGCGCACCCGCACCAAGACCCCTTCACCGGCGAGTTCCACGCGATCACCTACAAGGGCGACGCGCCGAACAGCGTCTGGCACGTCGTCCTCGACGCCCACGCCCATGTCATCCGCGAGGAAGCTGTCGCGGTTGCCGACGGCCCGTCGATCCACGACTGCGCGATCACCGAAAATTACGTGCTCGTCTTCGACCTTCCCGTCACCTTCTCGATGAAGTCGCTGCTCGCGGGTTACAGCTTCCCCTATGCGTGGAACGACGCGCATCCGGCGCGCGTCGGCCTTCTCCCCAGGAATGGCCGCGGCGACGAGATCATCTGGGTGCCGGTCGAGCCCTGCTATGTCTTCCATCCCGCCAACGCGCACGAGACCGACGACGGCAAGGTGATCGTCGATGTCGTCGCGCACGAAACGATGTTCGCGCAATCGAAGCGCGGCCCCGACAGTGAGAAATCGCGCCTGGAACGCTGGACGATCGACCCTGTCGCCGGCACGACCACCCGCACCGTCCTTCACGATCAGGCGCAGGAATTTCCGCGCTACGACGAACGGCGGACGACGCGCCCCTATCGCTATATCTACAGCGTCGCGATCCCCGAAGGCGAGGATGCCGAATGGCAGCTCGCCGACACGCGGCTGTTCCGCCACGACCTCGAAAGCGGCGCCACCGCGATCCACGACTTCGGTCCCGGACGGCACCCCGGCGAGTTCGTCTTCGTGCCGCGCGGCGAGCAGGGCGCCGAGGACGACGGCTGGCTGATCGGGCTCGTCGTCGACATGAACCAGCAGACGACCGATCTCGTCATCCTCAACGCCGACGATTTTACCGGGTCGCCGCAGGCCGTCGTCCACCTGCCGCATCGCGTTCCCCCGGGCTTCCACGGCAACTGGGTCGCGGATTGA
- a CDS encoding LPXTG cell wall anchor domain-containing protein: MIKTIALSRPATSAIAAFLALSTPAAFAQEAPTVTMTPPVAPTTIPAPAAPPVAEMPAPQPVIRVPLDIAPAEPAPKAAEPKAPAAAKRVAAKPRAAEPAPAAPRARATPVTPAAAPAIAEVAPLATPVPIPAEPVAEAAPALPEPMATATGDDSLPWEIAGGAAALLLVGGIGLAVVRRRRAAREVWEFDNVAADAEWVPGTAAMASDPAPDPVAPPTTPSFAAAPSGSMGRHEAMAMAGPTTDNPFATLGKRLARARFLDRQERAEYEATLAGQKDMRRTPVSAWEISQRAAPAAPAEQEVRRLDPGRARKELKPGWTRN; the protein is encoded by the coding sequence ATGATAAAAACCATCGCCCTCTCCCGCCCCGCCACGAGCGCGATTGCCGCGTTCCTGGCCCTGTCCACCCCTGCGGCCTTCGCGCAGGAAGCGCCGACGGTGACGATGACCCCGCCCGTCGCGCCAACGACGATCCCCGCGCCCGCCGCACCGCCGGTGGCCGAAATGCCCGCACCGCAGCCCGTCATCCGCGTCCCGCTCGACATCGCGCCCGCCGAACCCGCGCCAAAGGCCGCCGAGCCGAAGGCCCCGGCGGCGGCTAAGCGCGTCGCTGCGAAGCCCCGCGCTGCCGAACCTGCCCCCGCTGCGCCGCGCGCCAGGGCGACCCCCGTCACCCCCGCAGCGGCTCCAGCCATCGCGGAGGTCGCACCCCTCGCCACCCCGGTTCCGATTCCGGCCGAGCCGGTCGCTGAAGCAGCGCCCGCGCTGCCCGAACCGATGGCCACGGCCACCGGCGACGACAGCCTGCCGTGGGAGATCGCGGGCGGCGCCGCCGCGCTGCTGCTGGTCGGCGGCATCGGGCTCGCTGTCGTCCGCCGTCGCCGCGCGGCGCGCGAGGTCTGGGAGTTCGACAACGTGGCCGCCGATGCCGAATGGGTTCCGGGCACCGCCGCGATGGCGAGCGACCCCGCGCCCGACCCAGTGGCGCCGCCGACCACCCCCAGCTTCGCCGCCGCGCCGAGCGGCAGCATGGGACGCCACGAAGCGATGGCGATGGCAGGCCCGACGACCGACAATCCCTTTGCGACGCTGGGCAAGCGGCTCGCCCGCGCGCGCTTCCTCGACCGGCAGGAGCGCGCCGAATATGAAGCGACGCTTGCCGGGCAGAAGGACATGCGCCGCACGCCGGTCAGTGCCTGGGAAATCTCGCAGCGCGCGGCTCCCGCGGCTCCGGCCGAGCAGGAAGTCCGCCGCCTCGATCCCGGCCGCGCCCGCAAGGAGTTGAAACCCGGCTGGACGCGCAATTAG
- the rplL gene encoding 50S ribosomal protein L7/L12 has protein sequence MADLAKIVEELSALTVLEAADLSKLLEEKWGVSAAAAVAAAPAAAAAGPAAEEQTEFDVILTGDGGNKINVIKEVRAITGLGLGEAKALVEGAPKAVKEGVNKAEAEELKKKIEAAGGTVELK, from the coding sequence ATGGCTGATCTTGCAAAGATCGTTGAAGAACTGTCGGCTCTGACCGTCCTCGAAGCGGCTGACCTGTCGAAGCTGCTCGAAGAAAAGTGGGGCGTTTCGGCCGCCGCTGCCGTTGCTGCCGCTCCGGCCGCTGCCGCTGCTGGCCCGGCTGCTGAAGAGCAGACCGAATTCGACGTCATCCTGACGGGTGACGGCGGCAACAAGATCAACGTCATCAAGGAAGTCCGCGCGATCACCGGCCTGGGTCTTGGCGAAGCCAAGGCGCTCGTCGAAGGCGCGCCGAAGGCCGTCAAGGAAGGCGTGAACAAGGCGGAAGCCGAAGAGCTGAAGAAGAAGATCGAAGCTGCCGGCGGCACCGTCGAACTGAAGTAA
- the rplJ gene encoding 50S ribosomal protein L10, whose translation MDRTEKAEAVSSLNATLSSAASVVVVRNLGMTVAQSTVLRQQMRDAGADFRVTKNRLAKIALDGTSYTGIGDLLTGPTALATSTDPVSAAKIAVEFAKTNDKLEIVGGGMGDVVLDVNGVKALASLPSLDELRAKIIGLVQAPATKVAQIAAAPAGQLARVFGAYAAKEAA comes from the coding sequence ATGGATCGTACGGAAAAGGCCGAAGCCGTATCCTCGCTGAACGCTACGCTGTCGTCAGCTGCCTCGGTTGTGGTCGTCCGCAACCTTGGCATGACCGTCGCCCAGTCGACGGTGCTGCGCCAGCAAATGCGCGATGCAGGGGCCGACTTTCGCGTCACGAAGAACCGTCTTGCCAAAATCGCGCTCGATGGCACGTCCTACACCGGCATCGGCGATCTGCTGACCGGTCCCACGGCACTCGCAACCTCGACCGATCCGGTCTCGGCTGCAAAGATCGCCGTGGAATTTGCCAAGACCAACGACAAACTTGAAATCGTTGGCGGCGGCATGGGCGACGTGGTCCTCGACGTGAATGGCGTCAAAGCGCTTGCTTCGCTTCCCTCGCTCGACGAGCTGCGTGCCAAGATCATCGGTCTGGTGCAGGCTCCGGCCACCAAGGTTGCGCAGATTGCCGCAGCCCCGGCGGGCCAGTTGGCGCGGGTTTTTGGCGCATATGCCGCCAAAGAAGCAGCGTGA